The Aedes aegypti strain LVP_AGWG chromosome 1, AaegL5.0 Primary Assembly, whole genome shotgun sequence sequence GTCTACAGCTCAATCAGTGTTTGTAGCTAAAGTTTTGGTAGGCGAAATTGATTCACCGGAAATTCTTGCCAATCTGTTAGTATATGCACCAGAACGGCCACTCCGTACAAGAAGTTTCCTACATCTCCCTGCTCGGACAGTTAATTACGGATTACATGACCCTATTCGATACATGGCAGCACGCTTCAACGAGCACTATCACCTCTTTGATTTCGGCTTGGCAACTTCTACATTTCGACAACGGATTGAACGAGTGTAACGCGAGGAAGAACGGgaagatatttgatatttgtttgACGCATTTTTAAAGTGTTAGAATTAAGTTATTCGTTGTATATGTCTTCAATATGCGTTTCAAATAgttgattatatttttttttacattaattgTTCATTAAGACACATAGTCAGATGAATTGACaaatatacaaatacaaatacaaatacaagcGTGCGATGCAACCATGTCGAGGGAGGGTAAACCGAAAAATAGTCGCCGCCCAGCCTACTGATGGAACTCGACGATTGCCGATCTGCGTGCGAGCTGTTTTCGAGCTAGGAGTAGGATGTGGAGATCCCGCAACGATGTGGAAAGAGCGGATCGAAGACCAGCGTACAAGGCGGCAAAAACCGCTCTTAACAGGGAAAGCAGGCTCAGCTAGAAAACCTGTCTGGGAGAGCTCTGTCGCAACGCCAATTCAAACccgtgacgcctacagagttgcaATGGCGAAGTTAAGGGGCCCAGCTGTACCACCCGATAGGTGTCTGGAGAAGATGAAAACAATAATTGAAGCGCTATTGCCGCGTTACGACCCAATGAGCTGGTCGTCCACACCGTACGAAGCTCAGGATGACGATGAAGAAGAAGCCCAGGTAACGACCGTTGAGCTGATCGCGGTGGCGAAAGTCTTAAAAAACAGGAAGGCTCCGGTtggtatccccaacgtagcaCTGAAAGCAGCAGTTCAATATAACCCGGATATGTTCAGGGTCTtgctgcaaaaatgtatcgacGAGGGTAACTTCCCCGGcatttggaagcgacaaaaTCTGGTGCTGCTGCCGAAACCAGGCAAGCTTCCTGGAGATCCTACAGCTTATAGACCGATATGTTTGCTGGACACAGTTGGCAAAAAGTTGAAGTTCGGCTTTCGGAAGGGTAGATCCCACGTTGATACCATCCAAACGGTCGAGGAGAAATAATCGGTACTGCAGAGTGGTCACTCTGAACGtaaaaaatgccttcaacagtgccagttgggctgcgATCGCCTAATCGTTGCATAGATTTGAGGTCCCCGAGTATCTTTGTAAGATTTTGAGGAGCTGCTTTCAAAATAGTACACTGACCTACGAAACAGACGCTGGGAAATGTGCACAACAATCACGACGAGCGTCCCACAGGGTTCTATTCTTGGCCCGACCCTCTGGAACGCTTTGTATGACGGAGTATTGAAGCTGAGCTTCCCCCGGAGTGTGAGAATCGTTGGGTTCGCGGATGACGTGGTGCTCATAGTCATCGGCGAATCGCTAAAGCAAGTAGAGATACTTGTTACTGAGACAGTAGATGCCGTGGAAGGATGGATGCGAGGGAAGAAGCTTGTGTTAGCCCATCACAAAACCGAAGTAGTGATGATAAGCAACCGAAAGGCAGTGTAGCATGCGAGAATCTCAATTGGACAGTGTACCATCGACTCAAAGCGGGAAGTCAGGCACCTGGGAGTGATGATAGATGTTCGGCTAAGCTTCAACAATAGTAGCGCTAGAAtggtagatggacccaccgaCTGTCCGTGCCTGTCGATGTGGGTAAACAGAAAATTCGGAAAAGTGAAtatccacttgacgcagtttttgtctggacatggctgcttcaagaaatacctGAATAGGTTTGGACACGCAATGTCGCCGTTATGCAACGGGTGCGGCGATGTTGATGAAACCCCTGAGCATGTGGTCTTCAAATGTCCGCGCTTCGAGCATGAGCGAGAAGAGATGAGATTCGTCGTCGGCAATGAcgttaacccttcagtcgtcgtgCGGTTTGCTACCGTAAGAACCACCATGCTGACGCTAtgtacgaaaagcgaggttttttcaccactgttgtacaaaatacaacagcgcgacgactgaatgTTAATGTGCACAAAATTGTCCAACGAATGTGTGCTGACCAAGAAAAATGGGACGCGGTAAACAGGATAATCGTCCAACTGATGTCTCTGTTACAACAAAGATGGCAAGAGGAGCAGCGGCACTTAACGCAGCGAACAGCACATGGCTCTGAGTCGTTGGGGCAGCCGGAATCGTCGGAAGCGTCAGTCTGTTGAAGCGAGCATATGAAGGAGACCAACTATGGACtcgaccgagtagagcgggcgtagcatagcatcggtaataagtcgtcaagGCGCCTGCAAATAGAAAGTTAAgtcaaccggaattgcaggaccgaccCCGGCACTTAATCGCGTCGTAGTagactaccgttttgtctcaaattccgaacagactcatattccgaacacccgctttttgtatggcgatttggttgaaatgtttcactgaaatatgtcatcaaattactaggaaatggcagtcaattgaaattcaattgcaacatattccaatctattttagacctctggagtagtgatgattctctagttcgaggctAGTAAaaccagctcagataaatttatttgcgaaattattgatttgaatACGTTTTATTCgtactgttcggaatttgaatcaaggtgttcggaatatgagacagaatgaacacagtgttcagcatttgaatcaaaatgttgttccatacttttgcataaaaaatactaaactcgttaaaataaacatttttaccaacacacccaacagctaacaatcAGACTTGACGAATGAATAGAAATTTTTACAGATATCATGTAATTTATGTCCATGAGATGCATTTGAAGACACGCTTGGCctaaagtgttcggaatatgagtcaaaacggtatgtccTTCCGCCGGGTACTAGCTGAGTAAATCGCGAAACAgtaccggcaaatggtcgtcggggcgcctgtgaaccggaagcttctctccaccggaatcgctggaccgacctcggcatctgtccGGATAGcctcggttcgggagatcttccgccgtcggggaaatcttcgtcggagtaagaTAGATCCTCCGTTAAGGACTATCCTGAGTAGTACGTAGGGAGTCACTGGCTTAAGTCGTCGGCGCCGCAGTGATCCGGAATCGATCTCGGCACTTCACCGGTCAGCAGCAGTGAAGCGAGAACAAAAGCGTTACGTTAAGGTgacgatgaatcgaagccaaagtcacCACCAGCatgtgatcaatcgattaagtttttagcttaaacggatgtttggttcttcagatccgtgctcttgcaaatttgaactttggtttCGATTCAACTTCACCTTAACGGTTCCGGAAGATATTCCTACGTCGGGAACACTCCGCTGGAGTAGACTAGCTCCACCATCGGGGATTAtgccgagtagcatcgatcgtgACAAACCACCAGATTTGGGTCATCGGGGCGTCAGtgaaccggaatcgctggaccgacctcccCATGAAGTAATGTCAAGCAGCAGTTCCGGGGGGAATGGCTCGTGGGCGAAGGTGGATGTAGTCGATAGTGGATTTCGAGTCCGACACTCTGGTGCACGATGGACGAATTCGATATGACTAGCCTAAATATCGAACGTGACCCCTGGGTTAGTACGTAAATAGCAATTTACAACTTTCTAAAACTAAACAAAACAACacataatttaaaacaattagaACAGTTATTCgtatgaaaacaattttaaggGGAGGAGCTAAAACTGCCTGCTACAATATCGGCATACGATTTTGCTTGGGTTGAtctattcgaaattaaaagattcgaacggctccccgatggaagaaaattgaattttccacCGAagacactgagtggggttctggaaatgctCCCATGGCACACGGACattgaacataagtctagcattttctaaagctcaaatattatttagatcacttttgttaaagtgatctaaataatattcttgagaaaacccTTTCCGAATAATGTCAGATTGGGTTccctttttcataatgatgacttggactggggaaaatccaagtaatttatttattccatttttgatctcttcaggtgacttttcaagacaactttgaacaaacgttcagttttttcgtcataagtaaaacatttgtacttcttctcttcaagatgtttgaacttcttcgcgatctttaagagtttcctttctttgcgatttggaaggagaccttgattcccctaatggagttcgagatctcctgcctaaatctcccaaattcggaacaactgaccacgatagacggcactctttgcttcctcacttgaatcaaagagcttaGGCTAGAGACTtgttcgatttggtgttcggaaaatttgtctagagtatcgaactgattgctcatttcgatgcaattatcaacattatccatttcacccttggaagaaagctcgCCTTCCGGAGAAACGTTTTTTCTTCCATTATTGACACGTTTAAAGATAGTTTTTAATCCCGCTTTTTGAAAGGAAGTTGTAAATTCAAAGATTCACACTTCTTCAAGAAGGATTAACAAGAAGTTTTCAATAAGGATTGCCACCGCTAGCTTGCAAACAAGGATCAAAAAGGGATCAATAGGCAGAAAAAATTTTcactgaaaaatactgttttagaAACTTCCGAGTGCTGCAAGAATTTGTGTAGACACAGTACAgcacgatgcgcactgaaagaCTTTTAATCATATTGGCGCTAACGTCGATTATGCGAATATGAGCAGTATTCGGCTCAATTTTCGCAcatacttaaaattattttttttagtatcgAATCAAAGCGAATACGCCATTGTACTTTTctggtaattttttttatcgagAACTATGACCACGGTTAATGACATTACCAATTAGAGGAGTACATTAGCCAtttgatttcaaacaaaaccgTTATTGTTGGTATCAATCTCGTGTAGTGAATGTCATTCTTTACGTAGGGAATGATGTTTTTGGCCAAGCTTCTACTCGTCCTACTTCAGCTGGTAAatatgttttgaacattttttcatgtttttttgaattttcgattatttgaatttattttcagaaggcTGCTATCAATTGCCAATTTTACAACCTAACGAAAGATTACGAATTTGAATGGCCGGAAATCATTCTATTTCCTCCGAAAAATTCTAGTCAAATTAATTTGGAGCCATATCCCGAATGGCAGCCTTCCGAGCACATCTCGTACGATGACTATCCATTCACGCCCTTCAATTATACGGGTAGATTCAACAGCGATGATGAATCTGAAAATACCTTGCGAACATTACCATTGGACAACGAAATAGTTGATTTTTATCCAACTTCGGACAACACCTTCAACATTTTCCAACAAATACTTGATCGCGATTCAGGCATCATGATGCTAGATGACTCATCATCGGACATCCCACTGGACGACTCGGATGGACCCATTGTCGGACTTTCCCAGCCAAACAtcagttcgaaaaaaaaaatccccacaaTGGCCATATCGTCGCCTGGAGTTATGCAACCTGTGGCGATTTCATGGACCCTACCACCTTCTACCGCATCAATGTACCCGGATTCGAACGCAATGATGACATCAGGAACAGTGGGAAAAGGATTGGTTAAAAAGAAGAGGAGAATCACAACGACCAGGCCAACTGAAGCTTTGGCCAGAAAGCGTCTTAGGCGAAAACGTCCGATTTTAACGACCACCACTGCACGACCAAAGCTTAGAAAAAGGAAAACCACAACTGTCGAATCCTACCGTAAGAGAAGGACCACAACCAGTTCCCATACTAATTGAAGCATTGTATACCTTGTTGATGATTGATGCaatatatagggtaggtgtaccagttatggacatagcgGACCCTCCCCAGGACCGTCCGAATGGCGTCCACCGTCTGAATCCAAACTGTCCGTTCTCGCTCTCTGTGAATTTCATCACCATGTTGAGTATAACCCGTTTCAAGAGTTTATCGAGAGTATCCAGTAAGCAATTAGGGCTAGATCTACGGGCGGTTTTTCTGGCTTCGACATCAGCAccagtttcataattttccatttttctagaaattgacCTTCGTCCAAGCATTTCTGCATAACCTTTTCAACCGTATCTGAAAATTCAATGACCATTGCATCAGGTGCCACATTGGGGATTCCGTCCGGACCCGGGGAATTGCTCGCTCCAGCACTAAACTCATCGTTGGAGATCTGACGAGATTCGGCATTTATTACCTCTTCATTACCATATGGTGTGGCCGGCCACATTATAGGGTTATGCTTTTGGGAATAGACCCTCGACGATGGCTCTCAGTTTGTCCGCAAGTGTTTCGGCCGCCGTCGACGGGCCCTTGATTGTAGCCATGATTACTCGGTAGGCATCCCCCCAAGGATTAGCATTAGCTGCTCGGCACAGCTCTTTGAAGCAGTTGGACTAGCTCAGCTTAATCTCTTGTTTGTAAGCCATCCTGGCTTGCTGGAATACATTGCTTCGCTCTTCTCGGATTTCATCGTGTCTCGCTACCTAATATCGTCTCGTGGCTTTAAGATAAGCGGCGCGAAGAGTGCAGAGTgcctcgttccaccagtatacgGGACGCCGGTTGTTTGATTGCCTCCGTTTTCTTGGCATTGTTATGTCACACGCCTTGACCATCGCCCTTGTCAGCTCCACCGCATCGACATCCGGGATATCGCTGTCTACACTaagtgcttcgacgaaaagGTCCTTGTCGAAGGCCTTCGTCTTTCACTGCTGTACGATAGTTGTGGTTCTCGGCGTTGTTGCGCAGTCCCGTCCGCCAATGGCATAGCGTATCGCTATGGGTATACTCCTCACTTACCCTCCAGTTAATGTTGCCCGCCAGCGATGGGCTACACCATGTAAGATCGATGACCGATGCTCGTCCGTTTTTCCTAAATGTGCTAACGGTACCTTCATTGCACAGCTGGAGATCTAGCTTTGTCAGGGCCTCTAGCAGACTGAAACACCTGGTATTGGTTAccctgctaccccactccaTGGCCCATGCATTGAAGTCCAATTAGTACTGGCTTCCGGCCAACAAGCTGATCGGACAATTCCTCTAACATTCGCCTGAATTCATCGAGCATCACCCTTGGAGGAGACGTAGACACCATTGACTTTCGCGATCACGAATCGTTCTTTGGTGCTAGAAACCACTTCTTGGATGGGGAACCTACCCATCACCTGTATCGCCGCTATTCCCGTGCAGTCCGCCACCCAGTTGACATTATCGAGCGGTACTCGATACAGCTCAGCTATAATCGCAACGTCGCACCTTGCTCCCGTTGttgactgccacaacagttaCTGTGCAGTGTCGCAATGATTCAAGTTGATCTGCGTTACTTCCACTACTGTCGTGATGCGATCGCCTTCTTATATGTTGCAGATAGCCGCCTGGTGTCCAAAGTCCATGCAATTGAAGCACCTCATCGGTGGCCTCTCGGCTCGGGAGACGAGTCTCAGCGGACAAACCGACCATTCAATTTTCACCTTTTCCCTCTCCACTAGTTTGTTGGCTGTGGCCACTGGTAGCCGAATCGTCGCTAACTGAGTGCCATCGTACGACTTCGAAAGTCGGATTGTCATGGCCACATCTCCAATATCGCACTGTGATCGCAATTCCTGTTGCAGATCATCATTGGATGTGATCTCGTCCAGGTATCTGCACTCAATCACTGCCTCCTGAGTCAAGGCTTTTACGCTTGCCTCGTCGGCCAATGACTCGGCGATCAACTCCTGGTAGGTCGAGCTTTTGATTACCGGATCGTTCCTCAGCTCGAAGAGCATTTCTCCTCTCCGAGTACACCTCGTTCTGACCACGTTCTCTCCGAGGTCTTTCAGCTTCGGATCATCTCTGACCTTACGAAGAATCCCTGCGTACGTGGTTTGGTCGTTTGCTTTAATTAGTATGGCGTCCCCCTTCGACCACTCACGCCGTGGGCGGCTAGTCACTTTCTTCGTACCCTCCTTTCCCTTTTCTCTTCCTTCGCCATGTTTCTTCCCTCTGTTCTCCTGGCTCCTGACGGTTTGCCAACTTCATTGTTTTCTGCTTCGTTAAACAGTATAGATGGTCGGgcctcgggttttcaaacccgaaacccgacccgaacccgaacccgacgggtttgggtcaggttcgggtttgaaaatttaaaatttttcgggttcggatTCAGGTCGGGTTTGgaggctacaaaattatcggttcgggcttgaaaaaagtcgggtttgggtcgggttcgATGAGAATcgtgaacagagtaacaaccttAAAGCGTTTCTATGCATCGGAAACAATGAATTGATTATCTTTTCGAGCTCGGGTTTcttatagaaaactttttcgggtttcggggtTCGGGGTCTggttttgcttttcaattattgtctcggATTCGGGTCGGggccgggtttgaagaaataaaataagtcgggtacgggtcgggttcgggtttgaaaaaagtgaaacccgaccatctctattgAACAGGTACTTACCCTGCTCGTATTTCTGTTTTTCGAGCACGTATCTGTCTCCTGACGAGTCTCTATCACGCTTTTTCGACGGTTCGTTGCCATGTGCCTTAGGGTTTTTAGGCGTGTCAGCCACTGTTTGTTCCTAAGCATTTTGTAGTGCCTTTTCGGCTACCTCGGCTCTCATTTTTAGCGCTTTCTGTTCATTTTCGGCTGCGTTAATGGCGGATTTTATGCTTGTT is a genomic window containing:
- the LOC110674463 gene encoding uncharacterized protein LOC110674463, whose translation is MMFLAKLLLVLLQLKAAINCQFYNLTKDYEFEWPEIILFPPKNSSQINLEPYPEWQPSEHISYDDYPFTPFNYTGRFNSDDESENTLRTLPLDNEIVDFYPTSDNTFNIFQQILDRDSGIMMLDDSSSDIPLDDSDGPIVGLSQPNISSKKKIPTMAISSPGVMQPVAISWTLPPSTASMYPDSNAMMTSGTVGKGLVKKKRRITTTRPTEALARKRLRRKRPILTTTTARPKLRKRKTTTVESYRKRRTTTSSHTN